A window from Rhea pennata isolate bPtePen1 chromosome 1, bPtePen1.pri, whole genome shotgun sequence encodes these proteins:
- the ASCL4 gene encoding achaete-scute homolog 4 yields the protein MDSSKDDDGLLNRIAFSGAMSLANSHGTPHGVPLREPFGVPFHLDPSYWDQAYSGHAGRISYIPFPGYVGIYDYSFEPAFIRKRNERERQRVRCVNEGYTRLREHLPKEFADKRLSKVETLRAAINYIKHLQSLLDCHPLGSGGKEMLSAKEITEAPSPGPSRECNSDGESKTSSASSPYSEFEEPGS from the coding sequence atggaCAGCAGCAAAGATGATGACGGACTACTGAACCGGATTGCATTTTCAGGAGCTATGTCCCTGGCCAACAGCCATGGGACTCCCCATGGGGTCCCCCTGAGGGAGCCCTTTGGGGTTCCCTTCCACCTGGACCCGTCTTACTGGGACCAAGCCTACAGCGGGCATGCAGGTCGCATTTCCTATATCCCGTTCCCGGGATACGTGGGCATCTATGACTACTCCTTTGAGCCTGCCTTCATTCGAAAGAGgaatgagagagaaaggcagCGGGTGCGCTGCGTGAATGAGGGCTACACGCGCCTGAGAGAGCACCTGCCCAAGGAATTTGCTGACAAGCGCCTGAGCAAAGTGGAGACCCTGAGAGCTGCCATAAATTACATCAAACACCTGCAGAGCTTGCTGGACTGTCATCCCTTAGGGTCTGGCGGTAAGGAAATGCTTTCCGCCAAGGAGATCACGGAAGCTCCCAGTCCTGGTCCCTCCAGGGAGTGCAACAGTGACGGGGAATCTAAAACCTCTTCAGCGTCATCCCCCTACAGTGAATTTGAGGAGCCGGGCAGCTAG